TGGTTTGAAGAGAGAATGGAAGGCATCCGTTCTACTTTCCAAGAAAAGTTCTGGAAAGGCGATGGTTACCACAGTGATATGCCTAACGATGACCGCGCCAACGCTATGGCTGTTTTGTCCGGCTTAGCTGATCCAGAGTACTATCCAATCATTTTAAACGTACTGCAAACAGTACAAAACTCTACCCCTTATATGGAAGGTTATGTATTAGAATCCATGTTTGTAATGGGGTATGCTGACGAAGCAATGGAACGGATGAAAGACCGTTATTCAGAACTAGTTGCTAACGAAAACACCACCTTATGGGAAGATTTCCATACATTAGGTACTCGAAACCATGCATGGTCTGGTGGACCTCTCACGATGTTAAATAAATATGTAGCGGGTATTTATCCTACTACTCCTGGGTATGAAACTTATCGTGTTCAGCCAAATTTAACAAGCTTAAATAGTGTGAAGGTAACTGTTCCATCTATAAAAGGGAACATAGACTTAAATATAAATCGAGATAATAATCAAATTACTATGGATTTAACTTCTCCTGAAAATACTGTAGCGCAAGTTGCGGTTCCACGATTTAATATGGAAAATACTTTGGTTACTATTAATGGAGAAATTGCTTTTGAAGATGGTGCTGGAAAACTGGATTCCTACCAAGGTAATGATGAGAACTATATTTACTTTGACTTAGAACCAGGTAATTATCAAATTTGTTCATCTATTAAAACTGAACAAAAAGAAAACTATCAAGTGAATATTCAAACAAATGAGGGCGGAACATTACTTCTAAATGGGGAGCCAATCCCATCCAATTATCAAAATAGTTTCCCAGCTGGAACTGAGCTTACTTTTAGTGCAGAACCAGAAGAAGGAAAACAGTTTGAAGGATTTACTGGAAGTTTTGCTACTACAAATCTACCATTAACCATTCAGTTACAGTCTGATTTAAATTTACAAGCATCTTTTTGCGATAAAATTATTGATTGGGATGAAATAAAATCCGAACTAAAATTAGAATTAAATGCATGTAAAAAATTAGAAGAATCAAAATATACACCAGAAAGCTGGAGTCCTTTTAAAGCGGTAATAGAGCAAGCAGAAATCATTATGGATACTGTTCCTGTAACAGAAGAACAAATCAATCAAGCTTTAGAATCTTTACGAAATGCCAAAGAACAATTACAATCCGCCAAGGGAGTTAACTTAGCATTATATAGCAATGTAACAGTTTCCAGTGTTGTACCTGGAATGTCCCAGTTTAGTGCTGACAAATTAACAGATGGTATTGTATCAGGAGCACCTAGCACTTCAAACTGCTGGTCCAGTAATGTATCAAAAGACCACAAAGAATGGGCACAAATCGATTTAGGAAGCGCCCTCACATTTGACCAATTTGTGATTTATCCACGTATTGATGAACGTGGTACAGGTTGGGGATTTCCAAAAGACTTCACAATCAAAGTTTCCAAAGATGGTGAAACATGGACCACGGTAGTAGATGAAACTGATTACCCATTTGTTGGAGATACCCCACAAACATTCAATTTTGATTCTGTGGATGCAAGATATATCCGTTTGGATACTACTAAATTGAATGCTATTGTAGGAGAAGCAGCAGATACTTATCGGGTTCAGCTGGCAGAGTTTGAAGTTTACCGTCAAAAAGACATTGCTGTAGATTCGGATAAATCCATCTTAAATAAAGTAATCGCATACGCAGAAGAACAGAAAGCTTCTGATGAATTCAACAATGTCATTGTAGATGTACAGGAATCCTTTAATGCAGCATTGGAAGCAGCAAAAGAAATTTTTGCTGATCCAACCGCAACCCAAGAAAAAGTAGACCAGGCATGGATGACTTTATTAAAAGAAATCCATAAACTAGGCTTTGTCAAAGGGGATATCAGTTCCTTAGAATCCTTGGTAGCATATGCTGAAAAACTGGATCTAAATGACTATGTAGAAGCAGGCCAAGCAGAATTCCAGGAAGTATTGAAAGCAGCGCAAGATCTGCTGGCAGATAAAGAAAATGCAATGCAAACAGAAATTGAAACAGCAGAAACGAATCTGCTAAATGCAATGTTGAACCTAAGATATAAAGCGGATAAATCCATCCTGGAAAAAGTAATTGCGGAAGCAAATGATGTTGATTCTAGTGCATACACAGCAGAGAGCTATACAGCACTACAAGCAGCAGTAGCAGAAGCAAACGAAGTAATGGAAAATGAAAACGCCACTCAGGAAGAAGTAAACGCAGCAGTAGAAAGTGTACAAGAAGCGATGAAAGGTTTGGTATCTGTAGATAAAGAAACTACAGATACAGACAAAGCAGAAGGTACACAAACTGGGCAAGAAAATACTACAACAAAAGCAAATGCAGCGAAGACTGGCGATGTTACTCCAATCACAGGAGTAATGGTACTAGCATTAGCTGGTACAGCCGTTTTATTCTCTCGAAAAAAGAAATAAACACTGTAACAATAAAAATATGATAGATGGTAGATATTTTTATCTACCATCTTTTT
This is a stretch of genomic DNA from Clostridium facile. It encodes these proteins:
- a CDS encoding discoidin domain-containing protein, whose product is MFKKITAGILAAFITLSMFVNFSVFAEEEYEPRNAALSICGAIADASSTHPADSNPLSFQPCNTNDGIRNLGLFWNDNTANDYPDWLQITFGRREIINRLDVFTVSDDIGASMPDLDTVFHNYGVTDFELQYLDNGEWKTIPGTQVTGNNKVWKQFYFEPITTTAIRLWVTGAIDGSTRISELEAWTYKESPDGEPEPPKQDETFQDAQWIWQSEAGPNNTWMCFKKDFSLEEIPETAIANIAVDSKYYMWINGELAVFEGGLNRGPAPGKGYYDSVDIAPYLKTGENDISILMWFWGNQGRNNVNSGAGGMIFSADLGETRLKSDASWKMKVHPAYGDTTGSQPSYLYGGYNIGFNAQNDFETDWTQPGFDTSSWENAIEKGVVGTKPWGELEKRPIPQWKYSELKDYTNEIVRDGDQVIMNLPYAAQITPYFKVKAPSGEIISIQTDRYQTPGGPGDGNKYNCHRTEYTTKEGVQEFESLDWIFGEQVIYTIPEDVEIIELKYRESGCDTELVPTIQTDDEFYNSLAEKAQRTLYVCMRDNFMDCPDRERGQWIGDVSSQAPQVFYALDQNGAVHLKKAIDNFIRNRSGDVLIGNVPGANSSELPSQSLNAISTEGMIMQYYQFTGDISVIELSYEPVKNYLKLWETNPDGSLINRAGNREWYDHGSGIDGAVIGPCWYYMACESAIEMAKLTENEQDIPWFEERMEGIRSTFQEKFWKGDGYHSDMPNDDRANAMAVLSGLADPEYYPIILNVLQTVQNSTPYMEGYVLESMFVMGYADEAMERMKDRYSELVANENTTLWEDFHTLGTRNHAWSGGPLTMLNKYVAGIYPTTPGYETYRVQPNLTSLNSVKVTVPSIKGNIDLNINRDNNQITMDLTSPENTVAQVAVPRFNMENTLVTINGEIAFEDGAGKLDSYQGNDENYIYFDLEPGNYQICSSIKTEQKENYQVNIQTNEGGTLLLNGEPIPSNYQNSFPAGTELTFSAEPEEGKQFEGFTGSFATTNLPLTIQLQSDLNLQASFCDKIIDWDEIKSELKLELNACKKLEESKYTPESWSPFKAVIEQAEIIMDTVPVTEEQINQALESLRNAKEQLQSAKGVNLALYSNVTVSSVVPGMSQFSADKLTDGIVSGAPSTSNCWSSNVSKDHKEWAQIDLGSALTFDQFVIYPRIDERGTGWGFPKDFTIKVSKDGETWTTVVDETDYPFVGDTPQTFNFDSVDARYIRLDTTKLNAIVGEAADTYRVQLAEFEVYRQKDIAVDSDKSILNKVIAYAEEQKASDEFNNVIVDVQESFNAALEAAKEIFADPTATQEKVDQAWMTLLKEIHKLGFVKGDISSLESLVAYAEKLDLNDYVEAGQAEFQEVLKAAQDLLADKENAMQTEIETAETNLLNAMLNLRYKADKSILEKVIAEANDVDSSAYTAESYTALQAAVAEANEVMENENATQEEVNAAVESVQEAMKGLVSVDKETTDTDKAEGTQTGQENTTTKANAAKTGDVTPITGVMVLALAGTAVLFSRKKK